From Impatiens glandulifera chromosome 7, dImpGla2.1, whole genome shotgun sequence:
ACAAAATCTTAtagaaataatgtttttgaagTCTCGCTCAGTGTTAAAGCACGTAAAATTCATGGCCATAAAGTAGTGATTTCGAACCCTTGTgacctttttcaaaaaagaaaagtttttataacaaaaaagcATTATAATGCAATTATCACGTGGTGTATCTTCATCATTGTTTGTAGTGTAGTAATAGTTTGAGAATCGTGTTCAAATCCTTGTTATTGTTGTAGGAAGAAAAAGCCATTGAAAGGGGAATACTTCCATTACTACGACGTGCTACATTGGTTCAGACTTTTGGGCAGCGGAATCATTTTTGCCTAAAAGATGGATCAATAACAATTCCTCCATATGCCCCTCCTCAGAAAATGCAATCCCATCTCATCCCTCCCGATATTCCCCGCTCCATTTTCGTCTACTTCCGAGGATTGTTTTACGATGTAGGAAATGATCCTGAAGGCGGTTACTATGCAAGGTATACTACCCCATTTTGAAACACTTATTATTCTTGTATCATGATCCATTTAATCTGAGacaattccaaaaaaatataaaaataaattgttttcttttaatctaAAAACGGATCCAAATACAAACCAATTGGACCCATCCGAAAACACTTGATGGATCTAGATGAGAATCCGTTAACTTATTTGAAAGCACTTTTTTCTGTCAATTATTTCATTGCTCCACGTCCAGATGAGATCATAAACTTAGACTTCTATATCTGGATTCATTACCAAATACAAAATTGCTAAACAGATTCagaactttatttattattttgtatctaTATCTACAAATTTCACAGGGGTGCCCGAGCTTCAGTTTGGGAAAACTTCAAAAACAATCCTCTTTTTGACATCTCAACAGAACATCCCACAACTTACTACGAAGACATGCAACGAGCCATTTTTTGTTTGTGTCCACTCGGGTGGGCCCCATGGAGTCCGAGGCTAGTTGAGGCTGTGGTCTTTGGTTGCATCCCGGTTATAATAGCAGACGATATAGTCTTACCTTTTGCTGATGCCATTCCATGGGAAGAAATAGGCGTGTTTTTGGATGAGAAAGATGTGCCTAATCTAGACACCATCCTAACTTCAATCCCTACTGAGGTAATTCTTAGAAAGCAAAGATTGCTTGCTAACCCTTCGATGAAACAGGCTATGTTGTTTCCACAACCAGACCAGCCGGGGGATGCTTTTCATCAGATTTTGAATGGGCTTGCTCGAAAATTGCCACATGATCAAGGCGTTTTCTTGAAACTGGGGCATAAATTGTTGAACTGGACGGCAGGCCCTGTTGCTGACCTCAAACCCTGGTAGAATGTATGTACTATGTATAGTTATTGGTTCTCTAATAAGGACATTGTATTCTTTTGAATGTGTTGTATGTCTGTTGTAATGAAGAAGCTCATTATCAGTAAATATGTAAAGATTGGATCCATTAGCATTCCTGCAGGGATATTATGGGCTTTTGTAGTTTTTTAGGGGTAAATTGATCATGTCATAGAAATCTTGATTTGAGTTCGGTTGAACTTAGTGTAATTCAAGTGGTCTTTTTGAAGATATCACATGTATCGATGGATTTTAGGTCATCTGAACATGCCTTGAAAAATAAGGTATCTTGGTGACCCGAAATGACGGACCGGTTCATTTTAAgaacccatttttttttttttgaaaaaatgttaaaacttTTTATGGAAATCGagattgaaatgaaaaaaatcacaGAAAAAAATCACAGAAAAAAAtgggtaaaaaaaataaaaatacaataaagtTAGATTTTGATAAACTCGAGATAATCCTCGTTTGTGCATATCCTCTTTTTCTTGGTTGATGTAAAAGTTAGAAGAATAAAACTTGTAATCTTATCGGTCACAAAACTCTTTCTTTGAAATTTTTTCCTATAAATGAGATGCATTTCTATTCATTGCTAATGACCCCTCTCGAATACATCCAAAAGTTCTAATGTTAATATTAGGAGTTTTAAGGTTAATATTAGGAGGCTTGACCCATAGGAcaatgaaagagaaatataattGGCTGTTTCTTCGTCTTGAAAATAGAGACGGCATCTTTGCATCTGTTAGCAAGAgaaaatcattttcttttaagcAAATTGAGAGTAAGAATGccttttaagtaaaaataaaatatttttttagaaggaATCTCTGGCTTCTAAAGCTATTCAAAGGATAGTGTTCATCAATTTTCTTGGGATAAAGGTCGTTACAGAGACTGGAATTTAGGGATCCCTTCAAAGTGAATCCCTATAACTAAACTATTTCAtaagttaacattttttttacaaaaattggtctgttttataaattgtttaaaaaaaataaaattgtaactattaaccaaataaataatgatattaaaaacatgtgttttataaaaagatataatattaaatgagtcttatttaaaaattaaatgtctcgagtttgattctcattaacaacattttaaaattaaaattgagggACATTGTAATGATGACAATTATATTGTCCTAGGATTTTCTATTCAAATTATCCTGTTTGAGGCAATTTTTTTCGATTTGACCATTAGTTGATTAGGAATGGGGCATAATTGTATTTGTGTCTCTTACTCGACTTTGCACTACAGCTGAACAATGGGTTGGGTCAATACAAACCAACATAATATTGGTACAACACGATACAATATAATATACCTCACTCGGATCATAGGTTAGACACGATAACGAGTCATCACAACATAAACACAGACACAACACGACATGCACGAGTCTACACACATAACGTCATTAATACAACCAGTCATATGACATAAACATAACATCACATATGTCAActttaaattcattaaatttctATCTaacttttctattttatttccCAAACTATTAACATTTTCGTCACCATTCTCTAATTACTCACATTTCTCTAAATCTATcacattacattttaattaattttttttaatataatattgtaaccTTATAAAATCATTGGTATCAGAAAAATTCGAGtttcgagaatttcaacatcaGTTTGCGTgtcaagaatatttttaaaataaaatattattttaaaagattttaaataattttttacaacttttgaaattatttatgaaaataaataatttgggttCAAGCTTAAATAATCTTCAGATTTGAtataatcaaactaaaatttgttttttgaaaatttgtgttaaattaattaaaaatattatttatttgaaacagagtcaccaattaattttaaaatcaataaaatgtgtTCGCGtgcaaacatatttttcactagagtttcgttttagttcgaagtttggtgatacttagGAAATGGCTTTgacgcttcatcctccgtacccgttttaaaaacagtcttggcttttgaaaattggttgaataacgttttatttaaccaattattcttttggtcctagacatgcacatgtttttgtgtatttaaaaattataacaaaaatatttaaatgccAATTCATGTTACTGATGACGTTGACTAGggagaaaaatatttgaatatgttTAGAAGgcattaaagtttaaaaataaatctcaaacgagcctttatcgaaatatttttttgtgcaaatattccaaaaatattttgaaatcatattctatttttgggatttttagaaaatgaatttgggtttccaaaattataaaaataattttaaattttgaaatttaaacaaACGGGCCT
This genomic window contains:
- the LOC124945436 gene encoding probable beta-1,4-xylosyltransferase IRX10L, with the translated sequence MCNWSLVLLGFLHLILSIDGQRTERISGSAGDVLDDDPVGRLKVFVYELPSKYNKKILQKDPRCLTHMFAAEIYMHRFLLSSPVRTLNPAEADWFYAPVYTTCDLTPNGLPLPFKSPRMMRSAIQLISSNWPYWNRTEGADHFFIVPHDFGACFHYQEEKAIERGILPLLRRATLVQTFGQRNHFCLKDGSITIPPYAPPQKMQSHLIPPDIPRSIFVYFRGLFYDVGNDPEGGYYARGARASVWENFKNNPLFDISTEHPTTYYEDMQRAIFCLCPLGWAPWSPRLVEAVVFGCIPVIIADDIVLPFADAIPWEEIGVFLDEKDVPNLDTILTSIPTEVILRKQRLLANPSMKQAMLFPQPDQPGDAFHQILNGLARKLPHDQGVFLKLGHKLLNWTAGPVADLKPW